A genome region from Micromonospora inyonensis includes the following:
- the tsaE gene encoding tRNA (adenosine(37)-N6)-threonylcarbamoyltransferase complex ATPase subunit type 1 TsaE, whose product MTVVVTLPTLADTHAFGRRLAGLLRAGDLVLLTGPLGAGKTALTQGIGAGLGVLGDITSPTFVIARAHRPDPARGGTIGLVHADAYRLGDATDPRAEIDDLDLDASLDDSVTVVEWGEGLAEHLTESHLHIRLDRHDDDTRTAELIAVGGTWPDRLTRLRL is encoded by the coding sequence GTGACGGTCGTCGTGACGCTGCCCACCCTGGCCGACACGCACGCCTTCGGCCGCCGGCTCGCCGGGCTGCTCCGCGCCGGTGACCTGGTCCTGCTCACCGGACCGCTGGGGGCCGGCAAGACCGCGCTCACCCAGGGCATCGGCGCGGGTCTCGGGGTACTGGGCGACATCACCTCGCCCACCTTCGTGATCGCCCGGGCGCACCGGCCCGATCCGGCGCGCGGCGGGACGATCGGCCTGGTGCACGCCGACGCGTACCGCCTGGGTGACGCCACCGACCCGCGCGCCGAGATCGACGACCTCGACCTGGACGCCTCGCTGGACGACTCGGTCACCGTGGTCGAGTGGGGGGAGGGCCTGGCCGAGCATCTGACCGAGTCGCACCTGCACATCCGCCTCGACCGCCACGACGACGACACCCGCACCGCCGAACTGATCGCCGTCGGCGGCACCTGGCCTGACCGACTTACCCGACTCCGGCTCTGA
- a CDS encoding type II toxin-antitoxin system HicB family antitoxin, with protein MGRTLTAAVHQEEDWYVARCLELDVASQGGTLEEALTNLREAVEVYLDEVSQPTIEATPLVTSFQVGRAA; from the coding sequence ATGGGTCGGACCCTCACGGCGGCGGTTCACCAGGAAGAAGACTGGTACGTCGCCCGCTGCCTGGAACTCGACGTGGCCAGTCAGGGCGGAACGCTCGAGGAGGCGCTGACGAATCTGCGCGAGGCCGTCGAGGTCTACCTGGACGAGGTGTCCCAACCAACGATCGAGGCAACGCCCCTGGTGACGTCCTTCCAGGTGGGAAGGGCTGCGTGA
- a CDS encoding type II toxin-antitoxin system HicA family toxin: MLDALKQAGFDHVRTKGSHAVYRNPAGNVVVVPQHGTIKRGTLASILRQARSDPGGVPRPAALSPSGGAFRAGVG; encoded by the coding sequence GTGCTGGACGCGCTGAAGCAGGCTGGGTTCGATCATGTACGGACCAAGGGCAGTCATGCCGTCTACCGGAATCCCGCCGGCAACGTGGTCGTGGTCCCGCAGCACGGCACGATCAAGCGGGGCACCCTGGCCTCGATACTCCGCCAGGCCCGGTCTGACCCCGGCGGAGTTCCTCGACCTGCTGCGCTGAGTCCGTCCGGCGGCGCGTTCAGAGCCGGAGTCGGGTAA